A genomic region of Magnolia sinica isolate HGM2019 chromosome 6, MsV1, whole genome shotgun sequence contains the following coding sequences:
- the LOC131248491 gene encoding protein-ribulosamine 3-kinase, chloroplastic isoform X2, whose protein sequence is MAHVGFLSSFPSPSLSRLNLTKNPSLYKPFTMAALSDDPIREWILTEGNATQITRISSIGGGCINLANRYDTDAGSFFVKTNRSIGPSMFEGEALGLSAMFDTKSIRVPKPFKVGSLPLGGSYIIMEFVEFGSSRSSQSILGRKLAEMHKAGQSDRGFGFDVNNTIGSTPQINTWSSDWVEFFAEHRLGYQLKLAREEYGDSNIYEKGQRLIKNLRSLFENVEIEPCLLHGDLWSGNVSSDKNGEPVILDPACYYGHNEAEFGMSWCAGFGGSFYNSYFEVMPKQPGFENRRDLYMLYHYLNHYNLFGSGYRSSAMSIMDNYLRMLKV, encoded by the exons ATGGCGCACGTGGGATTCCTCTCCTCTTtcccttctccctctctttcgcgTCTCAACCTCACCAAAAACCCCAGTCTCTACAAGCCATTCACGA TGGCAGCTCTGAGCGACGATCCCATCCGCGAGTGGATTCTCACAGAAGGAAACGCTACGCAGATTACAAGAATCAGCTCCATCGGTGGTGGTTGCATCAATCTCGCCAATCGGTACGACACAGATGCTGGTTCCTTCTTCGTCAAGACAAACAG GAGTATTGGGCCGTCGATGTTTGAGGGAGAGGCTCTTGGTTTAAGTGCAATGTTTGATACCAAGTCAATCCGAGTGCCTAAGCCTTTTAAG GTTGGATCCTTACCACTAGGCGGCTCCTATATCATCATGGAATTTGTTGAATTTGGCTCATCCAGAAGCAGTCAG TCCATACTAGGTAGGAAGCTCGCTGAAATGCATAAAGCTGGGCAATCTGACAGGGGGTTTGGTTTTGATGTTAACAACACGATTGGCAG TACTCCCCAGATAAACACTTGGTCATCAGATTGGGTTGAGTTTTTTGCTGAGCATAGATTGGGTTACCAATTAAAGTTGGCACGGGAAGAATATGGAGATTCCAACATTTATGAGAAAG GTCAGAGACTGATAAAAAACCTCAGATCACTTTTCGAAAATGTTGAAATAGAACCATGCTTGCTACATGGAGACTTGTGGAGTGGGAACGTCAGCTCTGACAAGAATGGAGAGCCCGTTATACTCGACCCAGCTTGTTATT ATGGACACAACGAAGCAGAATTTGGAATGTCGTGGTGTGCTGGATTTGGAGGATCATTCTACAATTCCTATTTTGAG GTGATGCCAAAACAACCAGGCTTTGAGAATAGGAGGGATCTGTATATGCTATACCATTACTTGAATCACTACAATCTGTTTGGTTCGGGATACAGGTCGTCTGCCATGTCTATAATGGATAACTATCTGCGAATGTTAAAAGTTTAA
- the LOC131248491 gene encoding protein-ribulosamine 3-kinase, chloroplastic isoform X1 produces the protein MAHVGFLSSFPSPSLSRLNLTKNPSLYKPFTMAALSDDPIREWILTEGNATQITRISSIGGGCINLANRYDTDAGSFFVKTNRSIGPSMFEGEALGLSAMFDTKSIRVPKPFKVGSLPLGGSYIIMEFVEFGSSRSSQSILGRKLAEMHKAGQSDRGFGFDVNNTIGSTPQINTWSSDWVEFFAEHRLGYQLKLAREEYGDSNIYEKGIVQEMVFSPPFLHVFLGRLIGSCFLVIPYLTGQRLIKNLRSLFENVEIEPCLLHGDLWSGNVSSDKNGEPVILDPACYYGHNEAEFGMSWCAGFGGSFYNSYFEVMPKQPGFENRRDLYMLYHYLNHYNLFGSGYRSSAMSIMDNYLRMLKV, from the exons ATGGCGCACGTGGGATTCCTCTCCTCTTtcccttctccctctctttcgcgTCTCAACCTCACCAAAAACCCCAGTCTCTACAAGCCATTCACGA TGGCAGCTCTGAGCGACGATCCCATCCGCGAGTGGATTCTCACAGAAGGAAACGCTACGCAGATTACAAGAATCAGCTCCATCGGTGGTGGTTGCATCAATCTCGCCAATCGGTACGACACAGATGCTGGTTCCTTCTTCGTCAAGACAAACAG GAGTATTGGGCCGTCGATGTTTGAGGGAGAGGCTCTTGGTTTAAGTGCAATGTTTGATACCAAGTCAATCCGAGTGCCTAAGCCTTTTAAG GTTGGATCCTTACCACTAGGCGGCTCCTATATCATCATGGAATTTGTTGAATTTGGCTCATCCAGAAGCAGTCAG TCCATACTAGGTAGGAAGCTCGCTGAAATGCATAAAGCTGGGCAATCTGACAGGGGGTTTGGTTTTGATGTTAACAACACGATTGGCAG TACTCCCCAGATAAACACTTGGTCATCAGATTGGGTTGAGTTTTTTGCTGAGCATAGATTGGGTTACCAATTAAAGTTGGCACGGGAAGAATATGGAGATTCCAACATTTATGAGAAAGGTATAGTACAGGAAATG GTGTTTTCTCCTCCCTTTCTGCATGTCTTCTTAGGAAGATTGATTGGTTCTTGCTTTCTGGTCATTCCTTATCTAACAGGTCAGAGACTGATAAAAAACCTCAGATCACTTTTCGAAAATGTTGAAATAGAACCATGCTTGCTACATGGAGACTTGTGGAGTGGGAACGTCAGCTCTGACAAGAATGGAGAGCCCGTTATACTCGACCCAGCTTGTTATT ATGGACACAACGAAGCAGAATTTGGAATGTCGTGGTGTGCTGGATTTGGAGGATCATTCTACAATTCCTATTTTGAG GTGATGCCAAAACAACCAGGCTTTGAGAATAGGAGGGATCTGTATATGCTATACCATTACTTGAATCACTACAATCTGTTTGGTTCGGGATACAGGTCGTCTGCCATGTCTATAATGGATAACTATCTGCGAATGTTAAAAGTTTAA